The following are from one region of the Streptomyces changanensis genome:
- a CDS encoding VOC family protein — protein MTEATRREPGTPCWVSLMVHGLDATQRFYGELFGWEFRPGPRQLGPYVRALLDGLEVAGLGRLPADRHLPVSWTTYLATRDARDAAESIRCAGGTVAVGPIDAGEAGRIVICSDPSGAVFGVWQAAAHLGTAVRGVPGAPVWNELLTHDTESVAKFYRTVFGCELDPLVPADTDLVTLRAGGQPVAGLRGMGSALPRDRGAHWMTWFEVADPDAAARRVEELGGRVLRPPGDAPEGRHAVVADPEGAVFTIVRSAGV, from the coding sequence ATGACCGAGGCGACTCGGCGCGAGCCGGGTACACCCTGTTGGGTGAGCTTGATGGTGCACGGCCTTGACGCGACACAGAGGTTCTACGGGGAGCTCTTCGGCTGGGAGTTCCGCCCCGGTCCTCGGCAGCTCGGCCCGTACGTGCGCGCCCTGCTCGACGGGCTGGAGGTCGCCGGCCTCGGCCGGCTGCCCGCCGACCGCCATCTGCCGGTCTCCTGGACCACGTACCTGGCGACCCGCGACGCCCGCGACGCCGCCGAATCGATCCGCTGTGCGGGCGGGACGGTCGCCGTCGGGCCGATCGACGCGGGCGAGGCCGGGCGGATCGTGATCTGCTCCGACCCGTCGGGCGCCGTCTTCGGAGTCTGGCAGGCCGCCGCGCACCTGGGGACCGCCGTGCGGGGCGTGCCCGGCGCGCCGGTCTGGAACGAGCTGCTGACCCACGACACGGAGTCGGTCGCGAAGTTCTACCGGACGGTCTTCGGCTGCGAGCTGGATCCGCTGGTCCCGGCCGACACGGACCTCGTGACGCTCCGCGCGGGCGGGCAGCCCGTCGCGGGGTTGCGCGGGATGGGCAGCGCCCTGCCGCGCGACCGCGGCGCGCACTGGATGACCTGGTTCGAGGTGGCGGACCCGGACGCCGCCGCCCGGCGTGTCGAGGAGCTGGGCGGGCGGGTGCTGCGCCCGCCGGGCGACGCCCCGGAGGGGCGGCACGCGGTGGTGGCGGACCCGGAGGGGGCCGTGTTCACGATCGTGCGGTCGGCCGGGGTCTGA
- a CDS encoding sulfurtransferase, translating into MKPNASTDSNPLVSAAELAAELAAPGPGGAPVLLDVRWELGGPPGRPAYEAGHLPGAVYVDLDAELAGAPGPRGRHPLPDLAAFGAAMRAAGVRAEAPVVAYDGGQGWAAARAWWLLRWAGHPDVRVLDGGLAAWRGELSLEVPRPAPGDFTPVPGGLPLLDADAAAAVARSGLLLDARAGERYRGEVEPIDPVAGHVPGAVSAPTTGNVAPDGRFLPAEALAARFKELGALDTPEVGVYCGSGVSAAHEVLAMEVAGIKAALYAGSWSEWSRDPSRPVATGADRG; encoded by the coding sequence ATGAAGCCCAACGCAAGCACCGACTCGAACCCCCTGGTCTCCGCGGCGGAGCTCGCGGCCGAGCTGGCGGCACCGGGCCCCGGCGGGGCCCCCGTCCTGCTCGACGTCCGCTGGGAGCTCGGCGGCCCTCCCGGACGCCCCGCGTACGAGGCCGGTCACCTCCCCGGCGCCGTGTACGTGGACCTCGACGCGGAACTGGCCGGCGCTCCCGGTCCCCGTGGCCGCCACCCCCTGCCGGACCTCGCGGCCTTCGGGGCGGCGATGCGTGCGGCGGGCGTCCGTGCCGAGGCGCCCGTGGTCGCGTACGACGGCGGCCAGGGCTGGGCGGCGGCCCGCGCCTGGTGGCTGCTGCGCTGGGCGGGCCACCCCGACGTCCGGGTCCTGGACGGCGGTCTGGCCGCGTGGCGGGGCGAACTGTCCCTGGAAGTCCCGCGACCGGCGCCGGGCGACTTCACCCCGGTACCGGGCGGGCTGCCGCTGCTGGACGCGGACGCCGCCGCCGCCGTGGCCCGGTCCGGACTGCTGCTGGACGCCCGCGCGGGGGAGCGGTACCGGGGCGAGGTCGAGCCGATCGACCCCGTGGCCGGGCACGTCCCGGGCGCGGTGTCGGCCCCGACGACCGGCAACGTCGCGCCGGACGGCCGCTTCCTGCCCGCGGAGGCGCTGGCGGCGCGCTTCAAGGAGCTGGGCGCGCTCGACACGCCCGAGGTGGGCGTGTACTGCGGCTCGGGCGTCTCCGCGGCCCACGAGGTGCTGGCCATGGAGGTCGCCGGGATCAAGGCGGCGCTGTACGCCGGCTCGTGGTCCGAGTGGTCGCGCGACCCGTCGAGGCCGGTCGCCACGGGCGCCGACCGGGGCTGA